From Psychrobacillus sp. FSL K6-2836, a single genomic window includes:
- a CDS encoding GNAT family N-acetyltransferase, with protein sequence MIKKRDLFECTSLYELMSEPTILPFVRQKASSADEYWFITKQLMEEEERGTVISRTIVSDFGQPIGTINLFDVEDGAGFLGTWIGCPFQGLGYNKKAKEQFLQELFFDLDIHTVFLRIRKNNGKSIRATEKLRYALKANESHPSIYAEINTTDEVFDLYYIPKDLFHLVLMQQENEEEQAM encoded by the coding sequence TTGATAAAAAAACGAGATTTATTCGAATGTACATCTCTTTATGAACTAATGTCTGAACCAACTATTTTGCCTTTTGTACGTCAAAAAGCAAGTTCGGCAGATGAGTATTGGTTTATAACGAAACAGTTAATGGAAGAAGAAGAAAGAGGAACAGTTATTTCTCGAACAATTGTTAGCGATTTTGGGCAACCAATCGGAACAATTAATCTGTTTGATGTTGAGGACGGGGCAGGTTTTTTAGGCACTTGGATCGGCTGTCCATTTCAAGGTCTAGGATACAATAAAAAGGCAAAAGAACAATTTTTACAAGAACTTTTCTTTGATTTAGATATTCATACGGTATTTTTACGAATCCGCAAAAACAATGGTAAAAGTATTCGTGCCACTGAAAAACTTAGATATGCATTAAAAGCAAATGAATCACATCCTTCTATCTATGCAGAAATTAATACTACAGATGAAGTATTTGATCTATATTATATACCAAAAGATTTGTTCCACTTAGTACTAATGCAACAAGAAAACGAAGAGGAACAGGCAATGTAA
- a CDS encoding undecaprenyldiphospho-muramoylpentapeptide beta-N-acetylglucosaminyltransferase, translating into MNNNTIVLTGGGTAGHVSLNEAIIPELIEKKYNIHYIGSYNGIEKTIIGERFPEIPYHPISNGKLRRYFSLKNFSDPFKVLYGTLQALSVLKKVKPSIVFSKGGFVSVPVVLAAKLSNIPVVIHESDLTPGLANKIASSFAEHIFTVFEETVRHLPDNKASSIGAILRPDLFHGDEKIAEQLTGFDAMKETIIIMGGSQGSAKINDVVKQNIEQLTRRFQLIHLCGKGNKDDSLVGKPNYIAFEYVTNELPHLMKMSDYVISRAGSNSIFEFLDLKKPMLLIPLSIHASRGDQVLNAKYFEKKGFACVLEEENLTATTFMDSLNRIVDEREEMIDRMFEANTSKTPEQFVDLLLTYQK; encoded by the coding sequence ATGAATAATAACACAATAGTATTAACTGGTGGAGGTACGGCTGGTCATGTTTCTTTAAATGAAGCCATAATACCCGAGTTAATAGAGAAAAAATATAATATCCATTATATTGGATCGTATAATGGAATAGAAAAAACAATTATTGGGGAGAGATTTCCTGAAATACCTTATCATCCGATTTCAAATGGGAAGTTAAGAAGATATTTTTCACTGAAAAACTTTTCCGATCCATTTAAAGTATTGTATGGCACTTTACAGGCATTATCCGTACTGAAAAAAGTGAAACCTTCTATCGTATTTTCAAAAGGAGGTTTTGTATCTGTTCCTGTAGTACTTGCAGCAAAACTTTCGAATATACCAGTTGTGATTCATGAATCCGATTTAACCCCTGGTTTAGCTAACAAAATAGCCTCATCGTTTGCGGAGCATATTTTTACTGTTTTTGAGGAGACAGTAAGACACTTACCCGATAATAAGGCCTCATCTATAGGAGCAATATTGCGCCCAGATCTATTTCATGGTGATGAAAAAATTGCAGAACAATTAACCGGTTTCGATGCTATGAAAGAAACGATTATTATTATGGGTGGTAGTCAAGGTTCAGCCAAAATAAATGATGTCGTCAAACAAAATATCGAACAGCTTACACGCAGATTTCAACTTATTCATCTTTGTGGAAAAGGAAACAAAGATGATTCTTTAGTCGGAAAACCGAATTATATAGCTTTTGAATATGTGACAAATGAATTGCCTCATTTGATGAAAATGTCTGATTATGTAATTAGCCGAGCTGGTTCAAACTCTATTTTCGAGTTTCTAGATTTAAAAAAACCTATGTTGCTTATTCCATTATCCATCCATGCGAGTAGAGGAGATCAAGTATTGAATGCGAAATACTTTGAGAAAAAGGGATTTGCGTGTGTACTCGAAGAGGAAAACCTTACTGCTACTACGTTTATGGATTCTTTAAATCGTATTGTTGATGAACGGGAAGAAATGATCGATCGTATGTTCGAGGCTAACACTTCTAAAACACCAGAGCAATTTGTAGATCTATTATTAACTTACCAAAAATAA
- a CDS encoding response regulator transcription factor has protein sequence MTQHILLIEDEVNIAKFVELELKHENFQVTVSHDGREGADLALNHTYDLMLIDVMLPNLNGLEICRRVRKKKSTPIILITARDAIIDRVSGLETGADDYVVKPFAIEELLARIRAVLRRVEPSLENEKNELTIQGLTVERKAHQVFFEGKEIELTKTEYDMLIYLMENYNMVLSRDAILEKVWGYDVEVETNVVDVYIRHLRKKLPPDIAAIIETVRGVGYVMR, from the coding sequence ATGACGCAACATATTTTATTAATAGAAGATGAAGTAAATATTGCGAAATTTGTGGAGCTAGAGTTAAAGCATGAAAATTTTCAAGTCACCGTTTCTCACGATGGACGCGAAGGAGCAGATTTAGCTTTAAATCATACTTATGATCTGATGCTCATCGATGTTATGTTACCAAATCTAAATGGCTTGGAAATATGTCGAAGAGTGCGCAAAAAGAAAAGTACCCCCATTATTCTAATAACTGCAAGGGATGCGATTATAGATCGCGTATCCGGTTTAGAGACAGGGGCAGACGACTATGTGGTGAAACCGTTTGCTATTGAGGAGTTATTAGCAAGAATACGAGCAGTTCTTAGAAGGGTAGAGCCCTCATTAGAAAACGAAAAAAATGAGTTGACTATTCAAGGGCTAACAGTTGAACGGAAAGCTCATCAGGTTTTCTTTGAAGGGAAAGAGATTGAACTAACAAAAACTGAATACGATATGCTCATCTATTTAATGGAAAATTATAATATGGTGCTATCTAGAGATGCTATTTTGGAAAAAGTATGGGGATATGATGTAGAGGTTGAAACAAATGTAGTAGATGTATACATAAGGCATCTCAGAAAAAAACTTCCTCCCGACATTGCAGCCATAATTGAAACCGTTAGAGGCGTAGGGTATGTTATGCGATGA
- a CDS encoding MATE family efflux transporter, with translation MHEMRTLPEKSKYMIKIVLPILITQIALYLMTFFDILMTSKYSIEHLAGVSIGSSLWVPVYTALTGILIGITPIVAQLIGAKKKKDVRTFVQQGFYIGIVLAIIVFLGIFLLIDPVLNLIPLEDSVRIVAKNYLLMLSIGLIPLFLYSVLRSFIDALGKTRVSMLITLLSAPINIALNYLLIYGKLGFPELGGVGAGLASAITYWLILLIAIIIVLRSNPFANLKIFQSWTKPSLVKIRSLMKIGVPIGISLFAETTIFSAVTILMSVYSTEVISAHQIAMNFTSLLYMVPLSIAMGATILVGHEIGAKRFSDARTYSWLSVITAICFSLLSISILLLFREQIASVYTDDRYVIELTVQFFFFAALFQLSDAVQAPVQGALRGYKDVTMTFIMAIISYWIIGLPTGYFLANYTSFERFGYWIGLIVGLSIGAITLTSRLIYLQKKLKKH, from the coding sequence ATGCACGAAATGAGAACTCTACCAGAAAAAAGTAAGTATATGATTAAAATCGTCTTACCTATATTAATCACACAAATTGCACTCTATTTAATGACCTTCTTTGATATTTTAATGACAAGTAAATATAGTATTGAGCATTTAGCTGGTGTATCTATAGGTTCTTCTTTATGGGTACCTGTATATACCGCCTTAACCGGTATACTAATAGGCATTACGCCAATTGTAGCACAATTAATAGGTGCAAAAAAGAAGAAAGATGTACGTACCTTTGTACAACAGGGATTTTATATTGGAATAGTACTTGCTATTATTGTTTTTTTAGGCATTTTCCTGCTTATTGACCCGGTATTAAATTTAATACCCCTTGAAGATAGTGTACGCATCGTAGCGAAGAATTATTTGTTAATGCTGAGTATTGGACTGATTCCATTATTTTTGTACAGTGTTTTACGCTCTTTTATCGACGCTTTAGGGAAGACAAGAGTTTCGATGCTCATCACTCTATTATCCGCACCTATTAATATTGCCTTAAACTATTTGCTTATATACGGAAAACTAGGATTTCCAGAGTTAGGCGGGGTCGGTGCAGGATTAGCTTCTGCAATTACGTACTGGCTTATATTACTTATCGCAATTATTATCGTTCTTCGGAGTAATCCATTTGCAAATTTAAAGATTTTTCAAAGCTGGACTAAGCCTTCTTTAGTGAAAATACGTTCACTCATGAAAATTGGGGTTCCTATAGGAATATCTCTTTTTGCAGAAACAACTATATTTTCAGCTGTCACGATACTAATGAGTGTATATTCAACTGAAGTAATTTCTGCTCATCAAATTGCCATGAATTTCACTTCTCTGCTTTATATGGTGCCACTAAGCATTGCAATGGGTGCTACGATATTAGTAGGACATGAAATTGGTGCAAAACGATTCTCAGATGCGCGAACCTATAGCTGGTTGAGTGTGATAACCGCAATTTGCTTTAGTCTACTTTCAATTTCTATTTTGTTGTTATTTAGAGAGCAAATTGCTTCTGTATATACGGACGATCGTTATGTAATCGAATTGACCGTTCAATTTTTCTTCTTCGCTGCATTGTTCCAATTGTCTGATGCAGTTCAGGCGCCAGTTCAAGGAGCATTGCGTGGTTACAAAGATGTGACGATGACTTTTATCATGGCCATCATCTCCTATTGGATAATTGGTTTACCTACAGGGTATTTTCTAGCCAACTATACTTCATTTGAGCGCTTTGGTTATTGGATTGGATTGATCGTAGGATTGTCTATAGGAGCAATCACTCTTACCTCTAGACTTATTTACTTACAGAAGAAACTGAAGAAGCATTGA
- a CDS encoding HAMP domain-containing sensor histidine kinase has translation MIKKWTLQRKWTYASAISIFLSFLMMCIILYFSLFNWLQISEKKIAQNTLDEVTHFFKSNGPIISIQDIQKNRTLLNQLVNQKQSVRVLNEDGIEILRINDASDFPKSFSLQTDEFVREQIDGKVVFHKAAEIDFGLFKGYVQISHSLESFSQLMNYILIAMGIFALITLVLSALIAFILSSVLLRPIKELRDEMQLAKQTKFSKKVSFQYDNEDEIGELLKIYKELMGEVSKTITRQDEFIQNVSHELRTPVQVVEGHLSLLNRWGKEDRSILDESLEISLSEIQKMKLLIEEMLKLAKNEHNSNREVTSVIAVLQQLQQSYLHLSPEATIEIQGDEQVNVLVPPTALEQILRNLIENAIKYNDKQPYIKLTAVNKADQVQIIVEDNGVGIQESILPKIFERFFIVDEARTKNRGGSGLGLSIVKSLVIEYGGTISVFSEKEKWTKFYILFPKLTSE, from the coding sequence ATGATCAAAAAGTGGACTTTACAGCGTAAATGGACATATGCTTCGGCGATTTCCATATTTTTAAGCTTCCTTATGATGTGTATTATATTATATTTTTCTCTTTTTAATTGGCTGCAAATTTCCGAGAAAAAAATTGCTCAAAATACATTAGATGAAGTTACACACTTTTTCAAATCTAACGGTCCCATCATTTCCATTCAAGATATTCAAAAAAATAGAACACTACTCAATCAATTGGTCAATCAAAAGCAATCAGTCCGTGTATTGAATGAAGATGGTATTGAGATTCTCAGAATCAATGATGCTAGCGATTTCCCAAAATCCTTTTCACTTCAAACGGATGAATTTGTTAGAGAACAAATAGATGGAAAAGTAGTTTTCCATAAGGCAGCTGAAATAGACTTTGGCTTGTTTAAAGGATATGTACAAATCTCACACAGTTTAGAAAGTTTTTCTCAGCTCATGAATTATATATTAATAGCCATGGGTATATTCGCACTCATAACACTTGTTCTATCCGCTTTAATAGCCTTTATATTATCCTCGGTTTTACTGAGACCTATTAAAGAACTAAGAGATGAGATGCAGCTTGCAAAACAGACTAAGTTTTCCAAAAAAGTTAGTTTCCAATATGACAATGAAGATGAAATCGGAGAGCTACTAAAAATTTATAAGGAATTGATGGGTGAAGTATCAAAAACAATTACGAGACAAGATGAATTTATTCAAAATGTATCCCATGAATTGCGTACCCCCGTACAAGTAGTCGAAGGGCATTTATCGTTATTGAATCGTTGGGGAAAAGAGGATCGCTCCATATTAGATGAATCACTGGAAATATCCCTCTCGGAAATACAAAAAATGAAGTTATTAATCGAAGAAATGTTAAAGCTTGCAAAAAATGAGCATAATAGTAATCGGGAAGTTACTTCAGTTATAGCTGTCCTTCAACAGTTACAGCAAAGTTATTTACATTTATCACCAGAAGCAACAATAGAAATCCAAGGGGATGAACAAGTAAATGTACTTGTTCCGCCTACTGCTTTAGAGCAAATTCTGCGTAATCTAATAGAAAATGCGATAAAATATAACGATAAACAACCGTATATTAAATTGACAGCGGTAAACAAAGCAGATCAGGTCCAAATTATTGTGGAAGATAATGGAGTTGGTATCCAAGAATCCATATTGCCCAAAATTTTCGAACGCTTTTTTATTGTCGATGAAGCTAGAACTAAAAATAGGGGTGGTTCAGGTTTAGGATTAAGTATAGTTAAAAGCTTGGTAATTGAATATGGAGGTACGATTTCAGTATTTAGTGAAAAAGAAAAATGGACAAAATTTTACATTTTATTCCCTAAATTGACAAGTGAATAA
- a CDS encoding sensor domain-containing protein, translating into MSQLFLNHNQFHLLYDLADEYVFFMRKEDSSYVYEFINKKAEELFSENPIGKTLDECFSELHNRIIIQHYNRACLQKKSVSYHDHHCVQSETNINETTVIPIYENGISYILATTKEVSRSQNMKDSTYVIESYSKAINEVALVALTNQDGIIETVNELFETTTKFKREDVIGKTFHMINSNYHDESFFSNLWETISNGHIWHGQIRNRTKVGSFFWVNATVVPIKNDLGQIEKFLTIQFDDTEKKRMMNELRNIERSFKLITEHSNDLIAITDAEGFLLYSSPSHESILKYDKEELLGSYYFNLITDQTETVSLSKLKMLDKFRVELLLQTKDGNSIWTDTSVTTVENTVDDEKEKWYVIVSREITEKRALEDQLKFMAYHDSLTSLPNRRSFYEDFPVYISAVSSEFPNVGLLYIDGDNFKAINDQYGHDVGDQFLTHFAENLQHSLQYKYNIYRIGGDEFVIIIDQIADYVNGRSITIEEIVQTIQQNLRKGWAIDESYFSPTSSIGIAMFPNDGSSIDELLDHADQALYIAKKNGKNNYIYSNAVQT; encoded by the coding sequence ATGTCTCAACTTTTCTTAAACCATAATCAATTCCATTTATTATATGATTTAGCTGATGAATATGTGTTCTTTATGCGTAAAGAAGATTCTTCTTATGTGTATGAGTTTATCAACAAAAAGGCAGAGGAGCTTTTTTCAGAAAATCCTATAGGGAAGACACTGGACGAATGTTTTAGTGAACTGCACAATAGAATCATTATTCAACATTATAATCGAGCATGCTTGCAAAAAAAATCTGTTTCCTACCATGATCATCATTGTGTACAAAGTGAAACAAATATAAATGAAACAACAGTTATACCCATTTATGAAAATGGAATTAGTTATATTTTAGCAACAACTAAAGAAGTTTCTCGGTCACAGAATATGAAAGATTCTACATATGTTATAGAGTCTTACAGTAAAGCCATTAATGAAGTTGCATTAGTTGCGTTGACAAATCAGGATGGAATAATTGAAACAGTAAACGAACTATTTGAAACTACAACGAAATTTAAAAGGGAAGATGTGATAGGTAAAACATTCCATATGATAAATTCTAACTATCATGACGAATCTTTTTTCTCTAATTTGTGGGAAACGATAAGTAATGGACATATTTGGCATGGCCAAATACGTAATCGAACAAAGGTTGGATCCTTTTTTTGGGTGAATGCGACCGTTGTACCCATTAAAAATGATTTAGGGCAAATTGAAAAGTTTTTAACTATACAATTTGATGATACGGAAAAGAAACGTATGATGAATGAACTTCGAAATATAGAACGCTCCTTTAAATTAATCACGGAACACTCAAATGATCTAATAGCTATAACAGATGCAGAAGGTTTCTTACTTTACTCATCGCCAAGTCATGAATCAATATTAAAATATGATAAAGAAGAATTACTTGGTAGTTATTATTTTAATCTGATAACAGATCAAACGGAGACAGTAAGTTTATCTAAGTTAAAGATGTTAGATAAGTTCCGAGTAGAACTTCTTCTACAAACAAAGGATGGAAATTCTATTTGGACGGATACATCAGTAACGACAGTAGAGAACACAGTAGATGATGAGAAGGAAAAATGGTACGTTATTGTATCTCGTGAAATTACAGAGAAAAGAGCTTTAGAAGATCAGCTAAAGTTTATGGCTTATCATGATAGTTTAACTAGTCTGCCAAATCGACGTTCCTTTTATGAAGACTTTCCAGTTTATATCTCAGCTGTAAGCTCAGAGTTTCCGAATGTAGGGTTATTATATATTGATGGCGATAATTTTAAAGCGATTAATGATCAATACGGACATGATGTTGGGGATCAGTTTTTAACTCATTTTGCTGAAAACCTTCAGCACAGTTTACAGTATAAGTATAATATATATCGTATTGGTGGCGATGAATTTGTCATAATCATTGATCAGATTGCAGATTATGTGAATGGTAGAAGCATTACAATTGAAGAAATTGTTCAGACAATCCAGCAAAACCTACGTAAAGGTTGGGCCATAGATGAGTCTTACTTTTCGCCAACTTCGTCGATCGGGATTGCCATGTTCCCAAATGACGGGTCTTCCATAGACGAGCTATTAGATCATGCAGATCAAGCGCTTTACATCGCAAAGAAAAATGGAAAGAACAATTATATATATTCCAATGCCGTTCAGACTTAA